A region from the Melioribacter roseus P3M-2 genome encodes:
- a CDS encoding acyl carrier protein yields MDIEAKVKEIIMDKLGVEESQITPEASFTNDLGADSLDIVELVMGFESAFDISIPDEDAEKIATVGDAIKYLKEKVS; encoded by the coding sequence ATGGACATTGAAGCAAAAGTAAAAGAAATAATCATGGACAAGCTCGGCGTTGAAGAATCTCAAATTACACCCGAGGCATCCTTCACAAACGACCTTGGCGCTGATTCATTGGATATCGTAGAATTGGTTATGGGTTTCGAATCGGCTTTCGATATTTCGATTCCAGACGAAGACGCCGAAAAAATTGCTACAGTCGGCGATGCAATCAAGTATCTCAAAGAAAAAGTAAGTTAA
- a CDS encoding beta-ketoacyl-ACP synthase III: MATPYKPINAAITAVGMYVPDKVFDNKYFESIVETSDEWIITRTGIKERRILENGATSDLAVGAIQDLIKNSDLKPEEIDVIIIATVTPDMFFPSTACLVQDKIGAKNAWGFDLSAACSGFLFALQTGAALIESGRYKKVLVVGADKMSSITDYTDRNTCILFGDAASAVLLEPTEDLSYGIKDSILHCDGSGKDSLYMKAGGSLMPASHETVDKKLHYIYQDGKAVFKVAVKGMADVSYEIMEKNNLKPEDVAYLVPHQANLRIISATAERMGISQDKVMINIDKYGNTTAATIPLCLTEYYRDGKLKKGDNLILSAFGAGFTWGAIYLTWSMD, translated from the coding sequence ATGGCAACTCCATATAAACCAATTAATGCTGCAATCACGGCTGTAGGGATGTACGTCCCGGATAAAGTCTTTGACAATAAATATTTCGAATCGATTGTTGAAACTTCCGACGAGTGGATTATAACGCGGACGGGCATAAAAGAAAGAAGAATTTTGGAAAACGGAGCAACGAGCGACTTGGCAGTAGGCGCTATTCAGGACTTGATTAAAAACTCGGATTTGAAACCCGAAGAAATTGATGTAATAATTATTGCTACCGTTACGCCCGATATGTTTTTTCCGTCGACGGCTTGTTTGGTTCAGGATAAAATAGGCGCAAAAAACGCCTGGGGATTCGATCTTTCGGCTGCATGTTCAGGATTTTTATTTGCTTTGCAAACCGGCGCCGCATTGATAGAATCCGGCAGATACAAAAAAGTGCTGGTCGTCGGAGCCGATAAAATGAGCTCTATTACGGATTATACGGACCGCAATACCTGCATCCTTTTCGGCGACGCAGCTTCGGCGGTTTTGCTCGAACCGACCGAAGATTTATCGTATGGCATTAAAGATTCTATCCTGCATTGCGACGGTTCCGGGAAAGACAGTCTTTACATGAAAGCCGGCGGAAGTCTTATGCCCGCATCTCACGAAACCGTCGACAAAAAACTCCATTATATTTATCAGGACGGTAAAGCTGTATTCAAAGTAGCCGTAAAAGGAATGGCGGACGTCTCTTATGAAATAATGGAAAAAAACAATCTAAAACCCGAAGACGTCGCTTACCTTGTTCCTCATCAGGCTAATTTACGCATCATTTCCGCTACTGCCGAACGGATGGGAATTTCACAGGATAAAGTAATGATTAATATTGATAAATACGGAAATACAACAGCCGCCACAATACCTCTTTGTTTGACTGAATATTATCGCGACGGTAAATTGAAGAAGGGCGATAATCTTATCCTTTCGGCTTTCGGCGCCGGATTTACATGGGGAGCTATTTACTTAACCTGGAGTATGGATTGA
- a CDS encoding DUF3109 family protein — MAEEKKFEKKIKGLYVDPLIFTHKFVKGCDACICTGECCYYGVYTDKYEADKILAMKDKVIAAMDDSQIKDPDKWFEPPEEDEDFESGIAVGTQVYNGKCVFLDKIGYCTLQKMAMQEGIYKWEYKPFYCIIFPLVVYEGALTIDDDHLNRLHYCNKPENQPSTVFETCKDEIIHILGEDGYKELAEYREEYFKKLNEGKIEVKG; from the coding sequence ATGGCCGAAGAAAAAAAGTTCGAAAAGAAAATTAAGGGTCTTTATGTCGATCCGCTTATCTTTACCCACAAATTTGTAAAAGGGTGCGACGCCTGTATCTGTACCGGAGAGTGTTGTTATTACGGAGTATATACTGATAAGTACGAAGCCGACAAAATCCTGGCTATGAAAGATAAAGTCATTGCAGCTATGGACGATTCCCAGATTAAAGATCCGGATAAATGGTTCGAACCTCCGGAAGAAGATGAAGACTTCGAATCCGGCATAGCGGTTGGCACTCAGGTCTATAACGGAAAATGCGTCTTCCTCGATAAAATCGGGTACTGTACGTTACAAAAAATGGCAATGCAGGAAGGAATATACAAGTGGGAATATAAACCTTTCTACTGCATAATTTTCCCTTTGGTGGTCTACGAAGGCGCGCTTACTATCGACGACGACCACTTAAATCGTCTGCATTATTGCAATAAACCCGAGAATCAGCCATCTACGGTTTTCGAAACCTGCAAAGATGAAATTATCCATATTCTCGGCGAAGACGGCTATAAAGAACTAGCGGAATACAGAGAGGAATATTTCAAAAAATTGAATGAGGGGAAAATTGAAGTTAAAGGATAA
- the fabD gene encoding ACP S-malonyltransferase: MGKKAFIFPGQGSQYVGMAKDLFENSVEAKEMILTAEEATGLPLRNLMFNGPEESLKQTDVTQPAIYLHSVVLSSLIRTLEPDFVAGHSLGEYSALTAAGAVQFYEAVKLVHARGKAMLKAGIEKPGTMAAVVGLKPEKLIEICNLASSDGIVQCANFNSPGQIVISGSVTGVRKAMEIAKQEGAKLVKELVVSGAFHSPLMENARDELKETLDSTPFYDAKKPVYTNVTAKPVQNKDEIKELLLAQLTSPVRWEESIKNMIDDGADEFYEIGPGKVLQGLVKRINPDVRIFGIEKYSDLDRYL, encoded by the coding sequence ATGGGTAAAAAAGCCTTTATATTTCCGGGACAGGGTTCTCAGTACGTCGGGATGGCAAAAGATTTATTTGAGAACTCCGTCGAAGCCAAAGAAATGATTTTAACCGCCGAAGAAGCCACGGGTTTGCCGTTAAGAAATCTGATGTTTAACGGACCCGAGGAATCATTAAAACAAACGGATGTTACGCAACCGGCAATCTATCTTCATAGCGTTGTTCTAAGCAGTTTGATAAGAACGCTGGAACCCGATTTTGTGGCGGGACATTCTCTCGGGGAATATTCTGCTTTGACTGCGGCAGGAGCCGTTCAATTTTACGAGGCGGTCAAACTCGTTCATGCGCGCGGTAAAGCAATGCTGAAAGCCGGCATTGAAAAGCCGGGCACAATGGCTGCGGTAGTCGGATTGAAGCCTGAAAAATTAATAGAAATTTGCAATCTTGCCAGCAGTGATGGCATTGTACAATGCGCCAATTTTAATTCGCCCGGACAGATTGTAATCTCCGGTTCGGTAACCGGCGTCAGAAAAGCTATGGAAATTGCCAAACAAGAAGGCGCTAAGTTAGTGAAAGAACTGGTGGTAAGCGGAGCGTTTCATTCGCCTTTAATGGAAAATGCAAGAGACGAATTGAAAGAAACGCTCGATTCGACGCCGTTTTACGACGCTAAAAAACCGGTCTACACAAACGTTACGGCTAAACCCGTACAAAACAAGGATGAAATAAAAGAGCTGTTGTTGGCTCAGCTTACAAGCCCCGTGCGCTGGGAAGAATCGATAAAGAATATGATTGATGACGGCGCCGATGAATTTTATGAAATCGGTCCAGGCAAAGTTTTGCAGGGATTGGTTAAGAGAATTAATCCGGATGTCCGTATATTCGGTATCGAAAAATATTCAGATTTGGATAGGTATCTCTGA
- the fabG gene encoding 3-oxoacyl-[acyl-carrier-protein] reductase: MKLKDKRAIVTGGTRGIGRAIVKELVNEGCSVVFTYHSSEEAARQLETELGNQNVFGIKADAASFEDAEKTVKFAIEKLGGVDILVNNAGITKDNLLLRMSPDDFNSVVDTNLKSVFNYTKAALKSMISQRYGKIVNISSVVGLTGNAGQANYAASKAGIIGFSKSNAKELASRNINVNVVAPGFIETDMTNKLTDQQKEAILANVPIKRLGKPEDVAKAVAFLCSSDSDYITGQVITVDGGMVM; this comes from the coding sequence TTGAAGTTAAAGGATAAAAGGGCAATAGTTACCGGAGGCACACGGGGCATCGGCAGAGCTATTGTTAAAGAATTGGTAAACGAAGGTTGCTCGGTGGTATTTACATATCACAGTTCGGAAGAAGCGGCTCGTCAACTCGAAACCGAGCTCGGCAATCAAAATGTATTCGGTATTAAAGCCGACGCCGCTTCGTTTGAAGACGCGGAAAAGACGGTTAAATTTGCAATCGAAAAATTGGGAGGCGTCGATATACTCGTCAACAACGCCGGGATAACGAAAGACAATTTGCTCTTGCGGATGTCGCCTGATGATTTCAACTCGGTTGTAGATACAAATTTGAAAAGCGTTTTCAACTATACGAAAGCCGCTCTAAAGAGCATGATTTCTCAACGATACGGTAAAATTGTAAACATCAGTTCCGTCGTGGGATTGACCGGAAATGCGGGACAGGCAAATTATGCCGCTTCGAAAGCGGGCATAATCGGTTTTTCAAAATCAAACGCAAAAGAACTCGCTTCCAGAAATATTAATGTGAACGTAGTGGCTCCGGGATTTATCGAAACCGATATGACAAATAAATTGACCGACCAGCAAAAAGAAGCTATATTAGCGAATGTTCCTATAAAAAGATTGGGTAAACCCGAAGACGTTGCTAAAGCCGTGGCGTTTTTATGCAGCAGCGATTCGGATTATATAACCGGACAGGTTATAACCGTCGACGGCGGTATGGTAATGTAA